The proteins below come from a single Triticum aestivum cultivar Chinese Spring chromosome 5D, IWGSC CS RefSeq v2.1, whole genome shotgun sequence genomic window:
- the LOC123122585 gene encoding uncharacterized protein isoform X1: protein MDGDAWPARWPPPRPPAAPAPALPSQRVPQAGSTDPRHRLRPFAAPQPPETLTDGRPAGTPAGLGPSPAPAPDRFALNTAAATPGQSLPGPAAVPDRSPPNPTPWSQPARSGPSSNPLLAQPPPGSYYSYPHLSRAPDLNSLLHTPSASNASNSAAGAVDLSRAYTPLGGAPAVLPKYPRYGLSAGSGAEQSSLGALFLNKTSSNVQVNLPGETSTSTIDGMSHGAAQFQDSSAAQMMQKLASKPTPRHQPAPLTDRIHVSCLNVGGELFVGDAGLFGVLCSCHQLRMSVAKFCEHAGGPAEKAGEIVLMENGMSIAHWFKYCVGVGSYVTDTKCDRPEWACIDPSPEGYRLKNLLARNTSMEKVGLFNAYGKSTGPINGTVYSNDLRKSTGPISGTVYSSDLHNEGRGHTTVEKLGNKRDGTYYRSADVHTSFARNFALLQNSETNLGLAKNHTVNAVNLNQISRPSGSPYITASTNAHHNGNHSSHSYADLVENNFGASFRNPAPRSPVVFSNDTRAGRYNFPNKILQDSLSSASNTELKLGQSSYHQSLTALFPSAQSTLIDFQRPQSHLPSVTQNHCPRQTVKVSKNIGEHYEPPIGRGTSEQSNGVASAINRSEGGKVTDAAAKNSFISIFLSHLERNSEAIDDILKSSEHSLPKGLDGAYSSYHSKFASRQVEPRANDNRSKLASTSIHTERISDDRALSVALSGSSKVVPLANSQNSLIHSDCRSHLLPRQPNAGSSKVCDGAYSSYHSKSANRQVEPRANDNHSNLVSTSIHTKRISDGIALSVAPSRCASKVGPLANSHEPLIHSDCQSHLLHSQPNAGSSKICAGVPCPANCRTGNHAGDISHQAPCMYDKVANGHNTFECVDDSCTHRSSRVAKIICHCRNSCSSSREFLPSFGQHDQSTLEKSIHRCCYRVQEDVSRLGFGAGHLCRTQFSNDGAPIHKLGLHELCTCSTFIPRPSLCSGDYILQPSCHVCSPDGFHYRSSMGHATNSLTKCPLLDPPNKKESGSCRDGRCCCSVVSKCLTGCGFAKHCDDRIDQSGSSLHKCKHDVQLPTRCVGESEKLRCPCSSSAQTPLLKAVSNKMTNQLFAPISERLKNVSEESVAKASSPYIAVTEKNGSCRGSGVCKERLKPGFSSGSSSAVVTKFPASPEFNNTSSCVDKYGVEHKKLMFDEGSRTEKSSSSSSYVPISTGCEKSLNGSSTFHLDTSKVKRKYCQISDGSTLKDNGKRQRSETQRKSRRLKCSEEHSESDDCTRKITLQSSENGDPQPQNKASSYSCSVSKIKQKHTTMQRNKPVKRPRIHQEILKGGEQSDGEGIMVGELNSSDEKKQVEDMSTLVRKKHQQEGSRMSARKPPKYVSLNCILNEPKSENVCSEVPLLDSSLIATGITDDNRKFPKIAPLSLVLKKAKRCNAVKTPCNTENIHSCEEKSAVRPVGKYSFGNQNYSSKAEDGIQSSKKSRYPPNALRLRPNIERDCKRPCIDLWEGKPIGPTDAETSQLSVQTSRKGFRNRRSSVSVDRIKKCEESANRSARGPCGDKQNVVQACEVNAGRYKERLSSADSCCVCRIPYLEPCNQLMECSKCFVKAHQACYGVLKVPRGQWFCRPCKTNANAQDTVCVLCGYGGGAMTRALNAQKILTSLRKGLRVTSRADKHVKHDPSYASRSTSLENVSRVDKQRPVDNAHEENTVSSSWTANHNSSLLVPHTSWWVHVVCGLWTPGTKCPNPTTMSAFDLSGALPAKSDYACSMCDRAGGSFMMCRDVNCSVTFHAWCAHQRGLLQSDPEGEHNEYIGFYGRCLNHATNRVNPEKCLRSNEWTCARTEGFKGRKGEGCSGSNYKKPQVKSSECSVSQEQINAWLRINGSKPCIRRQSKGWKHLVVYKSGIHGLGLYTSEFIPRGSMVIEYVGEIVGQRVADKREIEYHSGKRQQYKSVCYFFKIDKEHIIDATRKGGIARFINHSCMPNCVAKIISVKNEKKVVFFSERHIDPGEEITYDYHFNQEDEGERIPCFCRSFSCRQYLN, encoded by the exons ATGGACGGCGACGCGTGGCCCGCGCGGTGGCCGCCTCCGCGCCCGCcggccgcgccggcgccggcgctgccGAGCCAG CGCGTCCCGCAGGCGGGCAGCACGgacccgcgccaccgcctccgcccCTTCGCCGCCCCGCAGCCGCCGGAAACCCTCACCGACGGCCGGCCCGCGGGAACGCCGGCCGGATTGGGGCCGAGCCCCGCGCCAGCGCCCGACCGGTTTGCGCTCAACACCGCCGCGGCAACGCCGGGCCAATCGCTGCCGGGCCCCGCGGCGGTTCCGGACCGGTCGCCGCCGAACCCGACCCCGTGGAGCCAGCCCGCGAGATCCGGGCCGAGCAGCAACCCCCTGCTCGCCCAACCTCCTCCCGGGAGTTACTACAGCTACCCCCATTTGAGCCGTGCGCCGGACCTCAACTCCCTGCTCCACACCCCCAGCGCCAGCAATGCCAGCAATTCTGCTGCTGGTGCCGTCGATCTTTCTCGCGCTTATACTCCGCTTGGCGGCGCGCCGGCGGTGCTGCCAAAGTACCCGCGGTATGGGTTGTCCGCCGGCAGCGGCGCCGAGCAGTCCTCCTTGGGGGCATTGTTCCTCAACAAGACCTCCTCTAATGTGCAGGTTAATTTGCCGGGGGAAACTTCGACTTCAACCATCGACG GAATGTCCCACGGCGCCGCGCAGTTTCAGGATTCAAGTGCAGCGCAAATGATGCAGAAGCTAGCATCCAAACCGACCCCTCGCCATCAGCCCGCGCCTCTCACGGATCGTATCCACGTCTCCTGTCTGAATGTCG GTGGAGAGCTCTTCGTGGGTGATGCTGGGCTTTTTGGAGTTCTTTGCTCATGTCATCAGTTGAGGATGTCTGTAGCTAAGTTTTGTGAG CATGCAGGAGGGCCTGCAGAAAAAGCTGGTGAAATTGTCCTCATGGAGAATGGCATGAGTATTGCACATTGGTTCAAATACTGCGTAGGG GTTGGATCATATGTTACTGACACTAAGTGTGATCGGCCAGAATGGGCGTGTATAGATCCTTCTCCAGAAGGATACAGGCTGAAAAATCTCCTTGCGAGAAACACTAGTATGGAAAAAGTTGGGTTATTCAATGCATATGGAAAAAGCACAGGACCTATAAACGGAACAGTTTATTCGAATGATCTGCGAAAAAGCACAGGACCTATAAGCGGAACAGTTTATTCCAGTGATCTGCACAATGAAGGTAGAGGGCACACTACCGTTGAAAAGCTAGGGAATAAGAGAGATGGAACATATTACAGGAGTGCTGATGTACACACATCTTTTGCTAGGAACTTTGCTTTACTGCAGAATTCTGAAACAAATCTAGGGCTTGCTAAAAACCATACTGTTAATGCAGTGAACCTAAACCAAATTAGCAGGCCAAGTGGAAGCCCATATATTACAGCAAGCACGAATGCACATCACAATGGGAATCATTCGTCACATAGTTATGCAGATCTTGTGGAGAATAACTTTGGTGCCTCGTTTCGTAATCCAGCTCCAAGATCTCCAGTAGTTTTTAGCAATGATACTAGGGCAGGCAGATATAATTTTCCCAACAAAATACTCCAAGATAGTTTGAGCAGTGCTTCGAATACCGAATTGAAGCTTGGGCAGTCCTCTTATCATCAATCTCTGACTGCCCTATTTCCGTCGGCGCAGTCAACATTAATTGATTTTCAGAGACCTCAGTCACATCTGCCATCAGTAACTCAAA ATCATTGTCCAAGGCAAACAGTCAAGGTCAGTAAAAATATAGGGGAACATTATGAACCACCAATTGGTAGAGGAACTAGCGAACAATCTAATGGAGTTGCTAGTGCTATCAATCGTTCTGAAGGTGGCAAGGTTACAGATGCAGCAGCCAAGAATTCATTTATCTCAATATTTCTTTCGCATCTTGAGAGGAATAGTGAAGCCATCGATGATATTCTCAAGAGTAGCGAGCATAGCCTTCCTAAGGGTTTGGATGGTGCATATAGTTCCTATCATTCAAAGTTTGCAAGTAGACAAGTTGAGCCAAGGGCTAATGATAATCGTTCTAAGTTGGCCTCTACCAGCATTCATACTGAAAGGATATCAGATGACAGGGCTCTTTCAGTGGCACTCAGTGGATCTTCAAAAGTTGTACCACTTGCAAATAGTCAGAACTCTTTAATCCATAGTGACTGCCGGTCGCATTTGCTGCCTAGGCAACCTAATGCTGGAAGCTCCAAAGTTTGTGATGGTGCATATAGTTCCTATCATTCAAAAAGTGCAAATAGACAAGTTGAGCCAAGGGCCAATGATAATCATTCTAATTTGGTCTCTACCAGTATTCATACGAAAAGGATATCAGATGGCATTGCTCTTTCAGTGGCACCCAGCAGATGTGCTTCAAAAGTTGGACCTCTTGCAAATAGTCATGAGCCCTTAATCCATAGTGACTGCCAGTCGCATTTGCTGCATAGCCAACCTAATGCTGGAAGCTCCAAAATTTGTGCAGGAGTTCCATGTCCTGCAAATTGCAGGACCGGCAATCATGCGGGCGATATATCCCATCAGGCTCCCTGTATGTATGATAAAGTG GCCAATGGACATAATACTTTTGAGTGTGTAGACGACTCATGCACACACAGAAGTTCGAGAGTTGCCAAAATCATCTGCCATTGTCGAAATTCCTGCTCTTCATCTAGGGAGTTTCTACCTAGTTTTGGCCAACATGATCAATCAACGTTAGAAAAATCAATACATCGATGCTGTTACAGAGTTCAGGAAGATGTTTCTAGACTTGGTTTTGGAGCTGGTCACTTGTGCCGAACTCAATTCTCGAATGACGGTGCTCCAATCCATAAACTAG ggTTGCATGAGCTTTGCACCTGCTCCACTTTCATACCAAGGCCATCGCTATGTTCTGGAGATTATATCTTGCAGCCTTCTTGCCATGTGTGCTCTCCTGATGGGTTTCATTACAGAAG TTCCATGGGACATGCAACCAACAGCTTGACCAAATGCCCTCTGCTTGATCCACCTAATAAGAAAGAATCAGGTTCATGTCGGGATGGCAGATGCTGCTGCTCTGTAGTCTCAAAATGTTTGACAGGTTGTGGCTTTGCAAAGCACTGCGATGACAGAATTGACCAAAGTGGTAGTAGTTTACATAAGTGCAAGCATGATGTACAACTGCCTACCAGATGCGTGGGGGAGAGTGAAAAGTTAAGATGCCCTTGCTCAAGCAGTGCTCAAACACCTTTGTTGAAAGCTGTCTCTAATAAAATGACAAACCAGCTTTTCGCTCCTATATCAGAGAGACTGAAGAATGTATCAGAAGAATCAGTGGCCAAGGCCAGTTCGCCTTATATAGCTGTAACGGAGAAAAATGGCTCCTGTAGAGGTTCTGGTGTATGTAAAGAACGACTGAAGCCTGGTTTTTCTTCTGGATCCTCCAGTGCTGTGGTGACAAAGTTTCCAGCATCACCTGAATTTAACAATACATCCTCGTGTGTGGATAAATATGGTGTTGAACACAAAAAACTCATGTTTGACGAAGGATCAAGAACTGAGAAAAGTTCGTCGTCGTCAAGCTATGTGCCTATCAGTACAGGATGTGAAAAGTCGCTAAATGGTTCCTCTACATTTCACTTAGACACATCTAAAGTGAAGAGAAAATATTGTCAGATTTCTGACGGAAGTACACTCAAAGATAATGGCAAGCGACAACGTTCTGAAACACAAAGGAAATCAAGAAGATTGAAGTGCTCTGAGGAACATTCAGAATCTGATGATTGTACTAGGAAAATTACTTTGCAGTCATCCGAAAATGGAGACCCTCAACCACAGAATAAGGCTAGTTCGTATTCTTGCAGTGTGTCAAAAATTAAACAGAAACATACTACCATGCAACGAAATAAGCCAGTGAAACGGCCTCGCATCCATCAAGAGATTTTGAAAGGTGGTGAGCAGTCAGATGGTGAGGGCATTATGGTTGGAGAATTAAATTCCTCTGATGAGAAGAAGCAAGTAGAGGATATGAGCACCCTGGTTAGAAAAAAACATCAACAGGAAGGGAGCCGAATGTCTGCTCGAAAACCACCTAAATATGTTTCTCTCAACTGCATTTTAAATGAACCTAAGAGTGAAAATGTTTGTAGTGAGGTTCCCCTTCTCGATTCTAGCTTAATTGCTACAGGGATAACAGATGATAATCGAAAATTTCCTAAAATTGCTCCACTTAGTCTGGTTCTTAAAAAGGCGAAGAGATGCAATGCTGTCAAAACCCCCTGCAACACAGAAAACATCCACTCTTGTGAGGAAAAGAGTGCAGTTCGTCCTGTAGGTAAATATTCTTTTGGTAATCAAAATTACAGTTCAAAAGCTGAAGATGGAATTCAGAGTTCCAAAAAGAGTAGATATCCACCTAATGCCTTGAGGTTGAGACCGAACATTGAGCGTGACTGCAAAAGGCCCTGCATCG ATCTTTGGGAAGGTAAGCCTATTGGCCCAACAGATGCGGAGACAAGCCAACTTTCAGTGCAAACATCAAGAAAAG GATTTAGGAATCGAAGATCAAGTGTATCTGTTGATAGGATTAAGAAGTGTGAAGAATCTGCAAATAGATCAGCACGTGGTCCTTGTGGCGATAAACAAAATGTGGTTCAAGCCTGTGAAGTGAATGCTGGAAG GTACAAAGAAAGGCTTAGCTCAGCTGATTCATGTTGTGTTTGTCGAATTCCATACCTGGAGCCTTGCAATCAGTTGATGGAGTGCAGCAAGTGCTTTGTCAAA GCGCACCAAGCTTGCTATGGTGTTCTAAAAGTTCCAAGAGGCCAATGGTTCTGTAGACCCTGCAAGACCAATGCCAATGCCCAGGACACT GTTTGCGTTTTATGTGGCTATGGAGGTGGAGCCATGACAAGGGCATTGAACGCTCAAAAAATCCTGACAAGTTTGCGAAAAGGTCTGAGAGTTACATCACGAGCAGATAAACATGTCAAACACGATCCATCTTATGCGTCAAGATCAACGAGTTTGGAAAACGTATCTAGAGTAGATAAACAGAGGCCAGTAGACAATGCACATGAGGAGAACACCGTCAGCAGCTCATGGACTGCGAACCACAATTCAAGTCTACTCGTTCCACACACGTCGTGGTGGGTCCATGTTGTCTGTGGTCTGTGGACACCCGGTACAAAATGCCCAAATCCCACCACAATGAGCGCCTTCGATCTATCGGGTGCTTTGCCTGCCAAAAGTGATTAT GCATGCTCGATGTGTGACAGAGCTGGGGGTTCATTCATGATGTGCCGAGATGTGAATTGCTCGGTGACCTTCCATGCTTGGTGTGCCCACCAGAGG GGTCTGTTGCAAAGTGATCCAGAAGGCGAGCATAATGAATATATTGGTTTTTATGGGAGATGCCTGAATCATGCTACTAACCGTGTTAATCCTGAGAAATGCTTGAGAAGCAATGAATGGACATGTGCACGCACAGAG GGTTTTAAAGGACGAAAGGGTGAAGGCTGTTCTGGTTCTAATTACAAGAAACCTCAAGTGAAGAGTAGTGAGTGCAGTGTTTCCCAAGAACAGATAAATGCTTGGCTACGGATAAACGGATCAAAGCCTTGCATAAGAAGACAG TCCAAAGGATGGAAGCATTTGGTAGTGTATAAATCTGGCATACATGGACTTGGCCTCTACACATCAGAGTTTATACCGCGTGGCTCCATG GTTATAGAGTATGTTGGTGAAATTGTTGGGCAGCGCGTTGCCGACAAAAGAGAGATCGAGTACCACTCTGGGAAACGGCAACAGTACAAGAGCGTCTGTTATTTCTTCAAGATTGACAAGGAGCATATTATCGACGCCACCCGCAAGGGTGGGATTGCAAGATTCATCAACCACTCATGCATG CCAAACTGCGTCGCGAAAATAATCTCTGTCAAGAACGAGAAGAAG GTAGTGTTCTTCTCGGAGCGCCACATAGATCCAGGGGAGGAAATCACGTACGATTATCACTTCAACCAAGAGGATGAAGGCGAAAGAATCCCTTGCTTCTGTAGATCATTTAGCTGCAGGCAGTATCTCAACTAG